Proteins encoded in a region of the Mercenaria mercenaria strain notata chromosome 1, MADL_Memer_1, whole genome shotgun sequence genome:
- the LOC123524898 gene encoding uncharacterized protein LOC123524898: MYALLFLCRMTKYYNCIVCNKRTKPKERRIINSSARKYLQHQLLITNISETDIICNKCKHRYYKAEVKSACKNVTGQVKDPDFEPPLRLSRPTTDSSPPSVSLGIPGAPSTHSRCIVCKRPGPKLIVVSQNARFWAFIDKNILIRAGSRCCPVHVNSDGNILPELLEKNLVTEQSMLNRTSIAQLVQQMRQVCQQHMDSFDNIRDEDCKHMTGLSSAQFEDLCRHILDKVKSTPSRSPRMSVGLFLFKLKSALSNQLLVTIFRIRVSSVRRAVSTVRKALMRSFVPLYLGLKSVTREQIINKHTRPLAKSLFGVDDNSMILVLDGTYIYIQESNNFYFQRQSYSIHKS; this comes from the coding sequence ATGTATGCATTACTTTTTCTTTGCAGAATGACGAAATATTACAACTGCATTGTTTGCAACAAAAGAACCAAGCCTAAAGAAAGAAGAATTATAAATTCCTCAGCCAGAAAATACTTACAACATCAGTTACTTATTACCAACATTTCAGAGACTGATATTATCTGTAACAAATGTAAACATCGGTATTACAAGGCAGAGGTTAAATCAGCTTGTAAAAATGTAACAGGTCAGGTAAAGGATCCAGACTTTgagccgccattaagattatcaAGACCTACAACAGATTCCAGTCCACCATCAGTGTCCTTAGGTATACCTGGAGCCCCTAGTACACATTCCAGATGTATTGTATGTAAAAGACCAGGGCCAAAACTCATTGTTGTTTCACAAAATGCTAGGTTTTGGGCATTTATTGACAAAAACATATTGATTCGGGCTGGTTCAAGATGTTGCCCAGTTCATGTCAACAGTGATGGGAATATACTGCCAGAattgttagaaaaaaatcttgtgacaGAGCAGTCAATGTTGAATAGAACCTCAATAGCACAGTTGGTGCAACAGATGAGGCAAGTTTGTCAGCAGCACATGGATAGTTTTGATAACATCAGAGATGAAGACTGTAAACATATGACAGGTTTATCTAGTGCTCAGTTTGAGGATTTGTGCCGGCATATTCTGGATAAAGTTAAAAGTACACCATCCAGATCACCCCGTATGTCTGTTGGACTGTTTTTGTTTAAACTGAAATCAGCTTTGTCAAACCAACTGTTAGTAACTATTTTCAGAATAAGAGTTTCCAGTGTAAGAAGAGCAGTTTCAACCGTGCGCAAGGCATTGATGAGGTCGTTTGTACCATTATACCTGGGTCTTAAATCTGTCACACGTGAGCAGATCATCAACAAGCACACACGTCCCCTGGCAAAGTCACTGTTTGGTGTTGATGACAATAGTATGATACTTGTATTAGATGGCACGTACATTTATATACAAGAAAGTAATAACTTTTATTTCCAGCGCCAGTCATATAGCATACACAAGTCCTGA
- the LOC123530798 gene encoding uncharacterized protein LOC123530798, giving the protein MAEGGKDTGETGLDKDSSLSDAQLKQILDALKKSGDYVVLTKDEFASLQKPGFTSTPNPTGARKKLAEVIKESRTQPIDNSLNVSQFQVPKYETPKLPYFSGDQPPLKGDESYDVWRFETKCLISENLPENVILQVIRRSLRGTARRTLISVGEHASSKDILDKLDILFVEVSTNESVMQTFYNASQKVSENVTAYGCRLEALYKLQWRAVMLVLLLEMICCVPNFGQVYVTRS; this is encoded by the coding sequence ATGGCTGAAGGAGGGAAAGATACCGGTGAGACTGGATTAGATAAAGACTCTTCTTTATCTGATGCTCAGTTGAAGCAGATTTTAGATGCACTTAAGAAGAGTGGTGATTATGTTGTTTTAACTAAAGATGAGTTTGCATCTTTACAGAAACCAGGATTTACTAGTACACCTAACCCTACAGGTGCTAGAAAGAAACTTGCAGAGGTTATTAAAGAGTCAAGAACACAGCCAATTGATAATTCTCTGAATGTTTCACAATTTCAGGTTCCCAAATATGAGACGCCAAAGCTACCTTATTTTTCAGGTGATCAACCACCTTTGAAGGGTGATGAATCCTATGATGTATGGAGATTTGAAACAAAGTGTTTGATTTCAGAAAATTTacctgaaaatgttattttacaggTTATTCGCAGATCTTTACGTGGTACTGCTAGACGTACTCTTATTTCAGTTGGTGAACATGCATCAAGTAAAGATATTTTAGATAAACTTGACattctttttgttgaagtttcaaCAAATGAATCTGTCATGCAGACTTTTTATAATGCTTCTCAGAAAGTTTCAGAGAATGTGACTGCATATGGATGCAGACTAGAGGCTTTATACAAGTTGCAGTGGAGAGCGGTCATGTTAGTTCTGTTGCTAGAAATGATATGTTGCGTTCCAAATTTTGGACAGGTTTACGTGACGAGAAGCTGA